One genomic region from Danio aesculapii chromosome 24, fDanAes4.1, whole genome shotgun sequence encodes:
- the LOC130218575 gene encoding protein disulfide-isomerase TMX3-like, whose protein sequence is MALLRAVVSSVLFSRVLLALVLDLDDSFKDSRMEDVWLVDFYAPWCGYCKKLEPVWEEVGAELTRSGSPVRVGKMDATAYSGMASEFGVRGYPTIKLLKGDLAYNYKGPRTKDDIIEFANRVAGPAVRALPSRQMFEHVLKRHSVLFLYVGGESPLKEKYIEVASELIVYTYFFSASEEVLTEAVVLPELPSVVVFKDASFFTYDEYEDGSLSSWVNRERFQSYLQIDGFTLYELGETGKLVAIAVTDEKDQSDQSSRLKGLIQRVATEHREQFNRDFQFGHMSGNDYINSLIMGEVSIPSIIILNTSNEQYFLPAEPVEDLQQMLQFFSSVLDGSAPAYGGDGIFQRIKRVAYDARSTIMSVFRSSPLLGCFLFGLPLGVISLMCYGICTAESDDGTEDLELMKTEEEEEEEEQRLTERTEEEEEQMERRAEEEQTESKSPAEKKLD, encoded by the exons ATGGCGCTGCTGAGAGCGG TTGTGTCCTCTGTGCTGTTCAGCCGGGTGCTGTTGGCGCTGGTGCTGGACCTGGACGACTC GTTTAAGGACAGCAGGATGGAGGATGTGTGGCTGGTGGAC TTCTACGCGCCGTGGTGTGGCTACTGTAAGAAGCTGGAGCCGGTGTGGGAGGAGGTCGGAGCTGAGCTGACGCGCTCGGGGTCGCCGGTTCGAGTGGGAAAAATGGACGCCACTGCATATTCAG gaATGGCGTCAGAGTTCGGTGTACGGGGATATCCCACAATCAAGCT gcTCAAGGGGGATCTGGCTTATAATTATAAAGGACCCAGAACTAAAGATGACATTATCGAGTTTGCCAATAGAGTGGCTGG GCCTGCTGTGCGTGCGCTGCCGAGCAGACAGATGTTTGAGCATGTGCTGAAGAGACACAGTGTGCTGTTCTTGTATGTCGGAGGAGAGTCTCCACTGAAG GAGAAGTACATCGAGGTGGCCTCAGAGCTCATCGTGTACACGTATTTCTTCTCTGCGTCTGAGGAGGTCTTGACAGAG GCTGTGGTTCTGCCTGAGCTGCCCTCCGTCGTCGTCTTCAAAGATGCATCATTTTTCACGTATGATG AGTATGAGGATGGCAGTTTGTCGTCCTGGGTGAACCGAGAGCGTTTTCAGAGTTACCTGCAGATCGACGGATTCACACTCTATGAGCTGGGGGAAACCG GTAAACTGGTGGCCATCGCAGTTACAGATGAAAAAGACCAGAGCGATCAGAGCAGCAG GTTGAAAGGTCTCATCCAGAGAGTCGCTACTGAACACAGGGAGCAGTTTAACAG GGATTTCCAGTTCGGACACATGTCTGGGAATGACTACATCAACAGCCTCATCATGGG CGAGGTGTCGATTCCCAGCATCATCATCCTCAACACCTCTAATGAGCAGTACTTTCTGCCTGCGGAGCCCGTGGAGGATCTCCAGCAGATGCTGCAGTTCTTCAGCAGTGTTCTGGACGGCAGCGCtccg GCGTACGGAGGAGACGGAATATTCCAGAGGATCAAGCGTGTGGCGTATGATGCCAGATCCACCATCATG tctgtTTTCCGCAGTTCTCCTCTGCTGGGTTGTTTCCTCTTCGGCCTGCCGCTCGGGGTCATCAGTCTGATGTGTTACGGGATCTGCACGGCCGAGTCTGACGACGGGACGGAGGATCTGGAGCTGATGaagactgaggaggaggaggaggaggaagagcagCGGCTGACGGAGAGAACagaagaagaggaggagcagATGGAGAGAAGAGCAGAAGAAGAGCAGACGGAGAGCAAGAGTCCTGCTGAGAAGAAGCTGGATTAA